TCATTTAATTAAttacttccatctttttattGTACTAACATATGcaacttaatattttcctttttactcattttcaaatattcaatTTGGTAATATCAATTATATTCAGATTATTGTGCAAACATCACTAATATCCAGTACCTAAGGTTTTCTTCACAAGGTACAAAATGAGCAGTCAAAAtgtttaccaaatgcaatgaatatctcatgatgatggaggagattgttgctatggggggaggagtcgggtgagggggtgggggtatatggggacctcatatttttttaatgtaatattaaaaaaataaacacaaaaaataaaaataaaaaaataaaagcataaaaatgTTTACTGATTATAATCAATTCTAAAAGAATTCTTATGGAAAGTATTGCtgtgagaaaatgtttaaaattatggACAATGATGGCAAGTTAAAAATAGCATGAAGGAGATGAAGGAGTGTTTGTTTCCCTGGTACATTCAGATAAAGGGTTCTACATATTAtgtatctatctatttatctatctatctaataatTAATCACTAACTTTATGAGTTTGCAAACTATAGAAGTTATGATAATTTGCTGTTTCCTGCTTGTGCCTAAATCTGCATTTCTCTGCTCTCTTTTCCAGTAGTATCATCAGCTACATGGGATCAGAAAACCAAACACATGTTTCAGAATTTATCCTCCTAGGTCTCTCAGAAGATACTGATGTGCAGCCCTTCCTCTTTGAACTGTTCTTGATTATGTACATGGTCACCTTCATTGgtaacctgctcatcatcctggccatcatctcagactcccacctccacatgcccatgtacttcttcctctctaactTGTCTTTTACAGATATTTGCTTCACCTCtaccactgtcccaaagatgctgctgaacttCCAGACAGAAAGTAAAATTATAACCTATGAAACCTGCATCATCCAGATGtactttttcatgctttttggacaattagataactacctcttgactgtgatggcctatgaccgctttgtggccatctgtcaccctctgcaatacacagtcatcatgaacccacACCTCTGTGGCCTCCTGCTATTGGCAtgctggttattgagtgttttagtGTCTCTTTTACATGGCTTAATGGTTTTGCGGCTGTCTTTTTGTACAGTTTTGGAAATCCCccattttttctgtgaaattaATCAGGTTGTTCaacttgcttgttctgacaccttcctcaatgaatTAGTGATGTATTTTGCATCTGGACTTCTGGGTGTTATTCCACTCACTGGAAtccttttttcttattctaagatcgtatcctccattttgagaatttcaacacCTCGGGGAAAGCATAAAGctttttctacttgtgggtctcacctctcagtagtgttCTTGTTTTATGGTACATGTCTTGGGGTGTATCTTAGTTCTGCTGCTacccaaaactcaagggcaaatgccatagcctcagtgatgtacacggtGGTCACTCCCATGCTGAACCCTTTTatctacagtcttagaaacaaggacataaagcttgccttaaaaaaattgacaaacattcTTACTATAAAAGAATTATTTGTCTCAAATGTGGAAAAATGCCCATGATTAACAGAGGTGAAACACTGAGAAATCGAAATTTAGATACTCTcataagtgtatagaaaaaaaatatgttacTTGCCTAATTTTTAGCATTctacttctttaaattttattcatcaaatccacttctttcttctatattttattttgaatcagGTAGTCGCTCTTATAGTGTTCTCTAGAATCAGTATTAAAGGCAGATATGGTTGCCTGAATTTTCAGAAGCAAAATAGTTAATACATGTAATTTGGTATTTATAAAATTGTCAGAGATACCAGAAGGATGAAGGTTTACTGCAGTTGCTGCCAGGGCAAAgcaaccaattttttaaaaagtatcaaatTAATTTTGTAGATACATATTGACAAACTTGTAATTCATTCAACTTGTACAATCAActgtatttgctataatcacataattgtgtatTTACCACTTttatcattattagaacattttcattatttcaataattctaataaaagacaatgaaacaagaaaatacctcacctctcaatctctctacatTTCCCCGACTGAATACAGCTGATGTTTCTagttattctatccaaagtgtgtaatcaatggttTTAAATAATCTcagtgttgtatattcatcatctgaaaaattttagaacaatttcactactccaaaaaggAAGACTCCACACCAATTATCATTCCTTCATCAgacttacataaccactaatgtacattcatctttttaaattgaattataattacattttatataaatgaaattatacaatatatagtactctgtTTCTGGTCTCCACTTATTATGATGTTTTGgcctattttgtatgatattattattttgtaCTGCATACTTACATTTGTACAGTGTCAAAGAAAAATGgatttatatatgcatttctaCTCATTCATttctcataatatatttatatttcacatggtaaatttagttcataatagggcaatcataaaGCATTTGCCCTTTGGTGTTAGgcgtgcttcactcaacataatgtctccaggttcatccatgttgtcatacgtttcacaacttcatttattcttagtgCTGCACAATATTCTATCATTTGTATAATGCACAAtgtgtttatccgttcatcagttgatggacaccagggctgtttccaatttttggttattgtgaataacacAACTAGGAACactgatgtgcagatatctgttcatttcACTCCTGTccattcttttaggtatatacctagaagtgattTTGCTGGGtaccatggcaagtctatactcaATTTCtgaaggaactgccaaacattcctctacagtggctgtacgattctacattcccatcaacagtgaataagtaagtattcttttctctccacatcctctccaacatttacagttttccaactttaatagcagccagtctaatagctattaaacgatatctcattgtacttctgatttgcatttccctaatctctagcgatattaaacattttttcatgggtttctttgccatttatatttcttctctggaaaatttcttttcaagttttttgcccagtTTTTGATCAGACactttgtctttatattgttgagttgcTTGATCCCCTTATATAGAATGGCTactaaacacttatcagatacgtgatttccaaatattttctcccattgtgatgCTTGCCTTTTCTaaattttgacaaagtcttttgcaCTTGAAAAGTGTTGAAGTTTGAGGATGcaacatttatctgttttttttctttttattttgttgctcttgctttgggtataagatttaagaaattaccacctaccacaaaatcttgaagatgttttcccaaattttcttctaggagttttatggttgctattttttttaaattatttattacattattatattaaaaaacaaatatgaggtcccattcaaccccaccgcccccgccccccacgccccccacagcaacactctctcccatcatcatgacacatccattgcacctggtaatttcatctctgagcatcactgcaccccatagtcaatggtccacatcatagcccagactccctcacgttccatccagtggcccctggggggatctacagtgtcctgtaattgtccgtgaagcactatccaggactgacagatggcccttctttggagctggtgtttctgcgtgatggaattggactcagaggggatctcttttcacaagacttgcatgctactttattggaattgtagttggtgctgggtttaagatatatgtaggggatttgaatctctggactgataatatggttgctatttttatatttaaatccttgatctattttgagttaattttttgtataggTTGTGAAATCAgggtttcctttctttcatttgagTAAGTCTTTCCAGTTCTCCTGGCAACATTTATGGAATAGCATGTTCTGACCCAGGTGAGCGAGCTTAACAGCCTTGTAAATATTGTTGGACTGACTGTAGAAATGaggttcaattttttttaaagatttatttatttatttatttatttctgcacccctaccccggttgtctgttctttgtctatttgcttcgtcttctttgtccattctgttgttgtcagcagcggtGGACTCcgtgtctcttttgttgagtcatcttgctgtgtcagctctccatgtgggcagtgccattcttaggcaggctgcactttctttcacactgggcagctctccttgagcatggggtcccctatgcaggggacacccctgcgtggcagggcactccttgtgcacatcagcactgtgcgtggaccagctccacaagggtcaaggaggcccagggtttgaaccacagacctcccaggtggtagatggatgccctaaccactgggccaactccacttcccaGAGGTTCAATTTCTGAGTCTTGACTCCGTCCCATTTGTCTGCCTGTTCTTATGGAAgtttcatgctgtttttaccattgtagctaaataatatattttaaagacaggaagtgagagtcctcaaactttgttcttcttaaagACTTTTTTGACTATTAAGGGTCCCTTATcctttgaaaaaattaattacTACCTTTGTGGTTTCCGCAAAAGAGGttgtggtttttattgggattacattgaatctgtaaatcagtttgggtaaaattgatattttaatatttattcttccaatcatgaacacagaatgtccttccatttaagttgtcttcagtttcttttagcagtgatatgtagttttctgaatacaaatcttttatgtccttggttaattaTTATTCCTAAAAATTTGATTGATTTATTCACtataataaatagaatttttttctgatctcttcctcagattacacatcagtagtgtatagaaacactattgatttttgcatattaaccttgtatctgACCATTttcctgaacttgtctattaattctagtagctctGTTGTAGTTTTTATGGGATttcctagatataggatcatgtcttctgagaatagtggaagttttaattcttcttttcctatttggatgccctttatttctttcactAACCTAATTGAtttagctagaaattctagcacaatattgaatagcaatggtgTCAGTCAGCATCCTTAACTTGTTCCTGTGCTCAATggaaaagctttcaatctttcaccattaagtacaaagtTAGCTGTAGTATTTCCATATGCGCACATCAACATATTAAGAAAGtgtcctattcctatcttttagagtgCTTTTTCAAGAAAAGGTACAgcaatttgtcaaatgccttttctccgtcaatcgagaggatcatgtgatttttcttcttcaatttatcaatgtggtatattgaaataattgattttcttatgttgaaccacacttgcttACCTGGAATAAAGCTAACTTGATCATGgcctataattcttttaatgtgcttttggattctgtttggaagttttttgttgaggatatttccaTCTATAATTATTAGAGGTGTTcatcagtaattttcttttttcatagtatctttatctggtttaggtattagggtgatgttggcttcatagaacgagattggtagtattctttcctgtgcaatttttgggaagaacttgagcaaggtCTGTactagttcatctttgaatgattggtagacttCATCTGAGAAGCCATCTGtacctgggcttttcatctttgggaggattttgatgacgGCTTCAGTGtattcacttgtgattggtttgttgaggtcttctactcCTATactcagtgtaggtggttcatgtgtttcctgGAATTCACCAATCTCatctatattttctagtttttatgGCATACAGTTGTGCATAGTATTCTCTTAATGATCTCTCATTTTTCTaggggtcagtgataatgtcccccctctcatttctcattttacttttgtgccttttcttttcttttctttcttagtctagctaaggtttgatGATGTTGTTGAATTTTTCAAAGAACTGAATTTGGTTTTGTTATTCTAATGTTTTAttgcttttgatttcttttatttctgttctgatatttactatttctttacttcagcttggtttgggttagtttgctgctttttttctagttcttccagatgtGTAGTTAGATcaccaattttagctctttcttctttttgttgtttttatttttatttttattattcaattgactttttaaagtacatagatcaccaaaaatattagtttcccacataccacacaccacacacttccccattcttcccacatcaacaacatctttcaccattgtggcacattcactacatttggtgaatacattttgaaacactgTTAATGTAAGCCTTTgagggctataagtttccctttagcactgcctttgcagtgtcccataagttttgataggttgcgttctcatattcatttgtctcaacatatttactgaattaacttccatttttttctttcacccccTGATTGTTGAACAGTGTGTTCAacaacaattataaataatatttaattattttcctttttttctgtccattattgatttctagcttcattctgttaggatcagagaaagtgtttgttATCATTTCAATTACTTTAAGAATTTTGAGACTTGTCATGTGATGCATTGTATGGTCTATCTtcgagaaggatccatgaacacttgaaaagaatgtatattctgcagtTTTGGTGTGCAATGCTCATAGATCTATGTTAGGTCTACTCCATTCATCATATTATTcgtgttctctgtttctttacttatccCCTGTCCGgatgttctattcaatactgaAAGTTACGTATTGAattctctaactattattgtggagacacctatttctccctttagctttgccagtgtgtgcctcatgtgtcTTGTGGCTCTccagttaggtgcataaatgtttagaacagctatttcttctttgtaaatgccccttttattaatacataatgaccattttcatcccttataacagatttgcatttaaaatctatttttttctgccatAAGTATCAAtaccccagctcttctttggttatTATTTATATAGAATACCATTTTCCACCCCTTCTCTTTTAACATGTTTGTGTTCTTAtttctgaggtgagtctcttgaagaaaaatatagatgACTCGTATTTTTTAATCATATCAatatgtgtcttttgattggggagttcaaatctttaacattcaatgttatgactctaaaggaattacttacttcatccattttgagctTTGGTTTCTGTTGTCATCTCACATGCTATAATTTAGCTTTTTACTCTTtcaaatattcttcatttctacactcctcTCTATGTCACTCATCTTGTTTATtgctttcaggctgcagcacttcctttagtatctcctgtaattctggtcttttgataacatacCCTTTCAgtatttgtttgtctgtgaataatttgaactcacattcatttttgaaggacagttttgcctgatacagaattcttggttggtactTTTTCTCTCTTAAGAGCTTAAATACATTGTACCATttctgttgcagtttgatattaatgatgaattccaaaaagaaatattggcttatgtttgtaaactggtcttttcatctgggcatataagattatattggtttaaaagttttaattgattaagtaattagataaaactcttgtgccagtagTATGTTGAGCTAGCATCCTTGGTTGGTGtttactcacagataaaaagcatggtaaaggacagagtgggAGGGATTTTTATGTTGGAactttgattttggattttgatgctgaagcattaatctggagccccaggaagtaagctcacagaggaaagaggagccaaCACTAGGTAAAAagaaacactgagcccaggaaaaagaaggctGAGGAAGGGATGAACCCAGGAAACCTGTACCTTCACcaatattggcagccatcttgctccaatacatagGAATAGACACTGGTAAGGggagtaaattatgctttatggcctgttatctgtaagctcctaccccaaacaaataccctttataaaaaacaagcaatttctgttattttgcattagcacccctttgactaattaATACATCTTCCATCTCTCCTCCTTGGTTTTTGATAAGAGGTTGGCTGTTAttcttactgagtttcccttgtatatcatgttttacttttctt
This genomic interval from Dasypus novemcinctus isolate mDasNov1 chromosome 30, mDasNov1.1.hap2, whole genome shotgun sequence contains the following:
- the LOC131276879 gene encoding olfactory receptor 7A10-like, whose amino-acid sequence is MGSENQTHVSEFILLGLSEDTDVQPFLFELFLIMYMVTFIGNLLIILAIISDSHLHMPMYFFLSNLSFTDICFTSTTVPKMLLNFQTESKIITYETCIIQMYFFMLFGQLDNYLLTVMAYDRFVAICHPLQYTVIMNPHLCGLLLLACWLLSVLVSLLHGLMVLRLSFCTVLEIPHFFCEINQVVQLACSDTFLNELVMYFASGLLGVIPLTGILFSYSKIVSSILRISTPRGKHKAFSTCGSHLSVVFLFYGTCLGVYLSSAATQNSRANAIASVMYTVVTPMLNPFIYSLRNKDIKLALKKLTNILTIKELFVSNVEKCP